A window from Festucalex cinctus isolate MCC-2025b chromosome 4, RoL_Fcin_1.0, whole genome shotgun sequence encodes these proteins:
- the psma4 gene encoding proteasome subunit alpha type-4 — translation MSRRYDSRTTIFSPEGRLYQVEYAMEAIGHAGTCLGILANDGVLLAAERRNIHKLLDEVFFSEKIYKLNEDMACSVAGITSDANVLTNELRLIAQRYLLQYQEPIPCEQLVTALCDIKQAYTQFGGKRPFGVSLLYMGWDKHYGFQLYQSDPSGNYGGWKATCIGNNSAAAVSMLKQDYKEGEMTLPSALALAVKVLNKTMDVSKLSAEKVEIATLTREDGKTKIKVLKQKEVEELIKRHEAEEAKAEKDKKEKEQKEKDK, via the exons ATG TCTCGCAGATATGATTCCCGGACAACTATATTTTCTCCTGAAG GCCGCCTGTATCAGGTGGAATATGCGATGGAGGCAATTGGTCACGCCGGAACGTGTCTTGGGATTCTGGCAAACGACGGTGTGCTGCTAGCAGCAGAGAGACGAAACATCCACAAACTGTTGGATGAGGTCTTTTTCTCTGAGAAGATCTACAAGCTCAATGA agATATGGCTTGCAGTGTTGCAGGTATCACATCAGATGCTAATGTGCTAACAAATGAATTGCGCCTAATTGCACAGAG GTATTTATTGCAGTACCAGGAGCCAATCCCTTGTGAGCAATTGGTAACAGCACTGTGTGACATCAAGCAGGCATACACTCAGTTTGGAG GAAAGAGACCGTTTGGTGTGTCTCTCTTGTACATGGGCTGGGACAAACACTACGGCTTCCAGTTGTACCAAAGTGACCCCAGTGGTAACTACGGAGGCTGGAAGGCAACATGCATCGGCAACAACAGCGCT GCCGCAGTTTCCATGTTGAAGCAAGACTACAAAGAGGGAGAGATGACGCTGCCCTCGGCTTTGGCTCTGGCCGTCAAAGTTCTCAACAAAACTATGGACGTCAGCAAGCTTTCTGCAGAAAAAG TGGAGATTGCCACCCTGACACGGGAGGACGGCAAAACGAAGATCAAGGTGCTGAAACAGAAAGAGGTGGAAGAGCTGATCAAGAGACACGAGGCTGAGGAGGCGAAAGCTGAGAAAGACAAAAAGGAGAAGGAGCAGAAAGAAAAggataaatga